One Phenylobacterium hankyongense DNA segment encodes these proteins:
- a CDS encoding CgeB family protein, whose amino-acid sequence MKIAFYGSSLLSSYWNGAATYYRGMLSELAKRGYDVTFYEPDAFDRQSHRDIEPPEWAKVVVYPATESAVRKVMDCAAEADVVVKASGVGVFDDVLLEGVMALARPHAVKIFWDVDAPATLADLRADPGLLMHRILPQLDLVLTYGGGPPVIAAYEGFGARICRPIYNALDPSTHHPAAPQARFEGDLNFLANRLPDRETRVERFFLEPAARLPERRFLIGGSGWDDKAMPPNVRRIGHVGTADHNAFNASPLAVLNVARDSMADVGFSPATRVFEAAGAGACLITDAWDGVELFLNPDEEVLVARDGQDVAEHLAGLTPERARVIGEAARQRILSEHTYARRAAEVDALLRRESAAGRERSLA is encoded by the coding sequence ATGAAGATCGCCTTCTACGGCTCCAGCCTGCTGTCCTCCTACTGGAACGGCGCGGCCACCTACTACCGCGGCATGCTGAGCGAGCTCGCCAAGCGCGGCTACGACGTCACCTTCTACGAGCCCGACGCCTTCGACCGGCAGAGCCACCGCGACATCGAGCCGCCCGAGTGGGCCAAGGTGGTGGTCTATCCGGCCACGGAGTCGGCGGTGCGGAAGGTGATGGACTGCGCGGCCGAGGCCGACGTCGTGGTCAAGGCCAGCGGCGTGGGCGTGTTCGACGACGTGCTGCTGGAGGGCGTGATGGCGCTCGCGCGGCCGCATGCGGTGAAGATCTTCTGGGACGTGGACGCCCCGGCGACGCTGGCGGACCTGCGCGCCGACCCGGGCCTGCTGATGCACCGCATACTGCCGCAGCTCGACCTGGTGCTGACCTATGGCGGCGGGCCGCCGGTGATCGCCGCCTACGAGGGCTTCGGCGCGCGGATCTGCCGGCCGATCTACAATGCGCTGGACCCGAGCACCCACCATCCGGCGGCCCCGCAGGCCCGCTTCGAGGGCGACCTGAACTTCCTCGCCAACCGGCTGCCGGATCGGGAGACGCGGGTGGAGCGGTTCTTCCTGGAGCCGGCCGCGCGCCTGCCGGAGCGCCGCTTCCTGATCGGCGGCAGCGGCTGGGACGACAAGGCCATGCCGCCCAACGTGCGGCGCATCGGACATGTCGGCACCGCGGACCACAACGCCTTCAACGCCTCGCCCCTGGCGGTGCTGAACGTCGCCCGCGACTCCATGGCCGATGTCGGCTTCTCGCCGGCGACGCGGGTGTTCGAGGCGGCGGGGGCGGGCGCCTGCCTGATCACCGACGCCTGGGACGGCGTCGAGCTGTTCCTCAACCCCGACGAGGAGGTACTGGTGGCCCGCGACGGCCAGGACGTGGCCGAGCACCTGGCCGGCCTGACGCCGGAGCGGGCACGCGTCATCGGCGAGGCAGCCCGCCAGCGGATCCTCTCGGAGCACACCTACGCCCGCCGCGCCGCCGAGGTGGACGCCCTGCTCAGGCGCGAGTCCGCCGCCGGGCGGGAAAGGAGCCTGGCGTGA
- a CDS encoding CgeB family protein — protein sequence MKLVVLGLSLSSSWGNGHATTYRALLAAFAARGHDVLFLERDAPWYASHRDLARPYFCRFALYADLAELKRRWRSEIETAEAVVVGSYVPDGVALGRWVQESARGVTAFYDIDTPVTLARLEAGDADYISTELIPGYDVYLSFTGGPTLERIMRRYGSPAARALYCSVDADAYRPSAQPKRWDLSYLGTYSPDRQPTLDRLLLEPARRAPDLRFCVAGPQYPPDIDWPANVERLEHVPPADHPAFYAASRFTLNVTRADMIAAGYSPSVRLFEAAACATPIVSDRWEGLETLFEPGREIVLAEHPEQVLQVLRATPEPGRRAMAEAARGRILAEHTATHRAAELEAHLREAMEASAKPRLEQGRRATIAWF from the coding sequence GTGAAGCTGGTCGTCCTGGGCCTCAGCCTGTCCTCGTCCTGGGGCAACGGGCACGCGACCACCTATCGCGCGCTGCTGGCCGCCTTCGCCGCCCGCGGGCACGACGTGCTGTTCCTGGAGCGCGACGCCCCCTGGTATGCGAGCCATCGCGACCTGGCGCGGCCGTACTTCTGCCGCTTCGCCCTCTACGCGGACCTCGCCGAGCTCAAACGGCGCTGGCGTTCGGAGATCGAGACGGCGGAGGCGGTGGTGGTCGGCTCCTACGTGCCCGACGGCGTCGCGCTGGGCCGCTGGGTCCAGGAGTCCGCGCGCGGGGTGACCGCCTTCTACGACATCGATACGCCGGTCACCCTGGCCAGGCTGGAGGCCGGTGATGCGGACTATATCTCGACCGAGCTGATCCCCGGCTACGACGTCTATCTCTCCTTCACCGGCGGGCCCACGCTGGAGCGCATCATGCGCCGGTACGGCTCGCCGGCGGCGAGGGCGCTCTACTGCTCGGTGGACGCCGACGCCTATCGGCCTTCGGCCCAACCGAAGCGCTGGGACCTGAGCTACCTCGGCACCTACAGCCCTGACCGGCAGCCGACCCTGGACCGCCTGCTGCTGGAGCCCGCCCGCCGGGCCCCGGACCTGAGGTTCTGCGTCGCCGGCCCGCAATATCCGCCGGACATCGACTGGCCCGCCAATGTCGAGCGGCTGGAGCACGTGCCGCCCGCCGACCACCCGGCCTTCTATGCGGCCAGCCGCTTCACCCTGAACGTCACCAGGGCGGACATGATCGCCGCCGGCTACAGCCCGAGCGTACGCCTGTTCGAAGCGGCGGCCTGCGCCACGCCGATCGTCTCCGACCGCTGGGAGGGCCTGGAGACGCTGTTCGAACCGGGCCGCGAGATCGTGCTCGCCGAACACCCCGAGCAGGTGCTTCAGGTTCTGCGTGCGACGCCGGAGCCCGGCCGCCGCGCCATGGCCGAGGCGGCGAGGGGGCGGATCCTCGCGGAACACACCGCGACACATCGCGCGGCGGAGCTGGAGGCGCACCTGCGCGAGGCGATGGAAGCGTCGGCCAAGCCACGCCTGGAACAAGGGAGGCGCGCAACCATTGCTTGGTTTTAG
- a CDS encoding phosphomannomutase/phosphoglucomutase, which yields MTFEAFGQPDVEHAPPRVDRSTEPPGARIRPEAIRAYDIRGHAGRDIDRAGAYALGLSYATAARSEGLLRVGVGRDGRLSSPSLEQALVWGLMDGGMRVERVGLGPTPMLGFAVRELALDGAIMVTASHNPPAENGFKILLGDQRVHGAALQRLVDGPCARDVCGSARRASIIDAYVEELARSAKEMAPLKVAWDCGHGATGPVVERLTGLLPGVHQLLNTEVDGRFPVHHPDPAAPENLSQLAETVVAQGCDLGVAFDGDGDRLGVVDAQGRILWADQLLLLLARDLLAQTPGAAVVADVKCSKVLFDGVAQAGGRCALSPSGYVLVREAMEQENALLGGELSGHIFFADGWGGADDAIYAAIRTFLAISRLPGGLAAFRDSLPPSFATPELRISCPEARRAAVVAEVAERLAHDGATFDARFGLRVESPDGWWLLRASGTEAKLTGRCESLHPDGLDRLRGELRRHLELSGLHGEV from the coding sequence ATGACTTTCGAGGCGTTCGGACAGCCGGACGTGGAACACGCTCCCCCGCGTGTCGACCGATCGACCGAGCCGCCCGGGGCTCGCATCCGACCGGAAGCCATCCGCGCCTACGACATCAGAGGGCACGCCGGCCGCGACATCGATCGGGCGGGCGCCTACGCCCTGGGCCTGTCCTACGCCACCGCCGCCCGCAGCGAGGGCCTCCTGCGGGTCGGCGTCGGCCGTGACGGACGGCTGAGCTCGCCGAGCCTTGAGCAGGCGCTGGTCTGGGGCCTGATGGACGGCGGCATGCGCGTGGAGCGTGTCGGGCTCGGTCCCACGCCCATGCTGGGCTTCGCCGTGCGCGAACTGGCGCTGGACGGCGCCATCATGGTCACCGCCTCGCACAACCCGCCGGCCGAGAACGGCTTCAAGATCCTGCTGGGGGACCAGCGGGTGCACGGCGCGGCGCTGCAGCGGCTGGTCGACGGCCCGTGCGCCCGCGACGTCTGCGGCTCCGCGCGGCGCGCCTCCATCATCGACGCCTATGTCGAGGAGCTCGCCCGGTCGGCCAAGGAAATGGCCCCGCTGAAGGTCGCGTGGGACTGCGGGCACGGGGCCACCGGGCCAGTGGTGGAGCGACTGACGGGGCTGCTGCCAGGCGTCCATCAGCTGCTCAACACCGAGGTCGACGGCCGTTTCCCGGTTCACCACCCCGACCCCGCGGCGCCGGAGAACCTGTCGCAGCTGGCTGAGACCGTGGTCGCGCAGGGCTGTGACCTGGGCGTGGCGTTCGACGGCGACGGCGACCGGCTGGGCGTTGTGGACGCCCAGGGCCGCATCCTGTGGGCCGACCAGCTGCTCCTGTTGCTGGCCCGCGACCTGCTGGCGCAGACCCCGGGCGCGGCGGTGGTGGCGGACGTGAAGTGCAGCAAGGTGCTGTTCGACGGGGTCGCCCAGGCCGGCGGCCGCTGCGCCCTGTCGCCGTCGGGCTATGTGCTGGTGCGCGAGGCGATGGAGCAGGAGAACGCCCTGCTGGGCGGCGAACTGTCCGGCCATATCTTCTTCGCCGATGGCTGGGGCGGAGCGGATGACGCCATCTACGCCGCCATCCGCACCTTCCTGGCGATCTCGCGCCTGCCGGGCGGACTGGCGGCCTTCCGCGACAGCCTGCCGCCGAGCTTCGCGACGCCGGAGCTGCGCATCTCCTGCCCTGAAGCGCGCAGGGCTGCGGTGGTGGCCGAGGTCGCCGAGCGGCTGGCGCATGACGGCGCGACCTTCGACGCCAGGTTCGGCCTGCGAGTGGAGAGCCCCGACGGCTGGTGGCTGCTGCGCGCCTCGGGCACCGAGGCGAAGCTGACCGGCCGCTGCGAGTCCCTGCATCCGGATGGCCTGGATCGGCTGCGCGGCGAGCTCAGACGCCATCTCGAACTGAGCGGGCTCCACGGGGAGGTCTAG
- a CDS encoding DUF1003 domain-containing protein, with translation MAAVLRRNIEAMRAQRHREEGEAGWGERLAGRITAFSGSLAFVWLHLALVAAWVAVNLGLVPQAPRFDRSFVILATVASVEAIFLSTFVLISQNRIAALAEKRAALDLQINLLAEYEITQLVKLTTAIAGKLGLDDARDPELEEIAQEVAPETVLEELDEEMAARTKRG, from the coding sequence ATGGCGGCGGTCCTGCGGCGCAATATCGAGGCCATGCGCGCCCAGCGCCACCGGGAGGAAGGCGAAGCCGGGTGGGGCGAGCGGCTGGCCGGGCGGATCACGGCCTTCAGCGGTTCCCTGGCCTTCGTCTGGCTGCATCTGGCGCTCGTGGCCGCCTGGGTCGCGGTGAACCTGGGCCTCGTGCCGCAGGCGCCGCGTTTCGACAGAAGCTTCGTGATCCTGGCGACGGTCGCGTCCGTGGAGGCCATCTTCCTCTCCACCTTCGTGCTGATCAGCCAGAACCGCATCGCCGCCTTGGCGGAAAAGCGCGCCGCCCTCGACCTGCAGATCAACCTGCTGGCGGAGTACGAGATCACCCAGCTGGTGAAGCTGACCACCGCAATCGCCGGCAAGCTGGGCCTGGACGACGCGCGCGACCCGGAGCTGGAGGAGATCGCCCAGGAGGTCGCGCCCGAAACGGTGCTGGAAGAACTCGACGAGGAGATGGCGGCTCGGACCAAGCGCGGCTAG
- a CDS encoding metallophosphoesterase family protein codes for MSLSPDPETAPGPAVPTGAMRLAAIGDLHVGENHPHPYRELFSRISQEADVLALCGDLTNFGKTPEAEILAEDLQACSIPVVGVLGNHDFECGQPEEVARILHQAGLQLLDGEAFEIAGVGFAGAKGFIGGFGRYMLSAFGEPEIKAFVQASVDENLKLESSLRMLRTERTVVVLHYSPVEDTVIGEPPEIFPFLGSARMGETIDRFEGVKCVVHGHAHRGAYQGHTPRGIPVYNVARPVLNRDVGVEFALFNV; via the coding sequence ATGAGCCTATCGCCTGATCCGGAAACCGCGCCCGGCCCCGCCGTGCCGACCGGCGCCATGAGGCTGGCGGCGATCGGCGACCTGCACGTGGGCGAGAACCATCCGCATCCGTATCGGGAGCTGTTCTCGCGGATCAGCCAGGAGGCCGATGTGCTGGCGCTCTGCGGCGACCTCACCAACTTCGGCAAGACCCCGGAGGCGGAAATCCTGGCCGAGGACCTGCAGGCCTGTTCGATCCCTGTCGTGGGCGTGCTCGGCAACCACGACTTCGAATGCGGCCAGCCCGAGGAGGTCGCCCGCATCCTGCACCAGGCGGGGCTCCAGCTGCTGGACGGCGAGGCGTTCGAGATCGCCGGCGTCGGCTTCGCCGGCGCCAAGGGGTTCATCGGCGGCTTCGGTCGCTACATGCTGAGCGCCTTCGGCGAGCCGGAGATCAAGGCCTTCGTCCAGGCCTCGGTCGACGAGAACCTGAAACTGGAGAGCTCGCTGCGGATGCTTCGCACCGAACGCACCGTGGTAGTGCTGCACTACTCACCGGTGGAGGACACGGTGATCGGCGAGCCGCCGGAGATCTTCCCCTTCCTGGGCTCGGCGCGGATGGGCGAGACCATCGACCGCTTCGAGGGGGTGAAATGCGTGGTCCACGGCCACGCCCACCGCGGCGCCTACCAGGGCCACACCCCGCGCGGGATCCCCGTCTACAACGTCGCCAGGCCGGTCCTGAACCGCGATGTCGGCGTGGAGTTCGCCCTGTTCAACGTGTGA
- a CDS encoding nucleotidyltransferase family protein: protein MSQPYDDSAFEPPPEAEAFYAESLRLLTESGIPFMLSGTYAVTAYTGLVRPTKDLDVFCKAGDFPKILAYFQERGYRTDVEDERWIAKVWQDNHFFDVIFAMSNGVAPITEEWFEGEDTINVYGAEAKITPPTELILSKMFIQDRYRYDGADVVHVIYRAHDRIDWQRLLRYMEPYWEVLLTHLLNFRFVYPTERDVVPRWIMDELTARLQAQVGLPPARVKVCRGRLFSPRDYVTDITEWGFADVVGKGLEERHEPIA from the coding sequence ATGTCGCAACCCTATGACGACTCCGCCTTCGAGCCGCCGCCGGAGGCCGAAGCCTTCTATGCCGAAAGCCTGAGGCTGCTCACGGAGTCGGGCATCCCCTTCATGCTCTCCGGCACCTATGCCGTGACCGCCTACACCGGCCTGGTCCGGCCGACCAAGGACCTCGACGTCTTCTGCAAGGCCGGGGACTTCCCCAAGATCCTCGCCTACTTCCAGGAGCGGGGTTACCGCACCGACGTCGAGGACGAGCGCTGGATCGCCAAGGTCTGGCAGGACAACCACTTCTTCGACGTGATCTTCGCGATGTCGAACGGCGTCGCCCCGATCACCGAGGAGTGGTTCGAGGGCGAGGACACCATCAATGTCTATGGGGCGGAGGCGAAGATCACCCCGCCGACCGAGCTGATCCTCTCCAAGATGTTCATCCAGGACCGCTACCGGTACGACGGCGCCGACGTGGTGCACGTCATCTACCGGGCCCACGACCGCATCGATTGGCAGCGGCTGCTCCGGTACATGGAGCCCTACTGGGAGGTGCTGCTCACCCACCTTCTGAACTTCCGTTTCGTCTATCCGACCGAGCGCGACGTCGTTCCCCGCTGGATCATGGACGAGCTCACCGCCCGCCTGCAGGCGCAGGTCGGCCTGCCGCCGGCGCGGGTGAAGGTCTGCCGCGGACGACTGTTCTCGCCGCGCGACTACGTCACCGACATCACCGAATGGGGCTTCGCCGACGTGGTCGGCAAGGGGCTGGAGGAGCGGCATGAGCCTATCGCCTGA